A single region of the Gasterosteus aculeatus chromosome 1, fGasAcu3.hap1.1, whole genome shotgun sequence genome encodes:
- the LOC120824451 gene encoding uncharacterized protein LOC120824451 — protein sequence MDQPTQLCCVLLLPLCLCLDAEVSEMRTIVRGPAAIPICSNTTEVITLIVCKIRTNRTGAECRLLYRYGGDFENECDSRFTLKMENQTAFLHLTGLTPVDSGNYTCECSRGGETHFLHLNITVEGEEERESGVTSHTRLLNALIGATTVICITAVIFGLIYRGKRHRSRSSVRETHDSVEDDPDDPYTSLQQPAADLYQTVSHSRGSKDQEVDGGDSDQSCQDTYENMTP from the exons ATGGACCAGCCGACGCAGTTGTGTTGCGTTCTTCTGCTGCCGTTGTGCTTGTGTTTGGATGCTGAAG tgagTGAAATGAGAACTATTGTGAGAGGACCGGCTGCGATTCCCATCTGCAGCAATACAACAGAGGTCATAACGCTCATAGTGTGTAAGATCAGAACTAACAGGACTGGAGCAGAGTGTCGTCTGCTGTATCGATACGGAGGAGACTTTGAGAACGAATGTGACTCCAGGTTCACTCTTAAGATGGAGAATCAGACCGCGTTTCTCCACCTGACTGGTCTCACACCAGTGGACAGTGGGAACTACACCTGTGAGTGTTCACGTGGGGGCGAGACACATTTCCTCCATCTGAATATCACCGTGGAAG gggaagaagagagagagagcggcgtgaCGTCACACACGCGGCTTCTAAACGCGTTGATCGGTGCAACAACAGTCATTTGTATAACTGCAGTTATCTTTGGGTTGATCTACAGGGGAAAACGTCACAG GTCGCGGTCATCTGTACGTGAGACTCACGACTCT GTTGAAGACGACCCAGATGACCCGTATACGAGCCTCCAGCAACCAGCCGCTGACCTTTACCAGACTGTCTCCCACTCAAGAGGCTCTAAAGACCAGGAAGTAGACGGAGGAGACTCTGATCAAAGTTGCCAGGACACTTATGAAAATATGACTCCGTAA
- the LOC144406101 gene encoding nectin-4-like isoform X2, with protein sequence MSQRAVIHLLCAFGFFHKVQTSLVQCQNLVLAALGDNAYLSCRLMESKDVMQVTWQKIIPGGTTDLASYNKHFGQKVNTGFQGRVEFKSAGLQNSSIVIRNVTHQDEGCYRCLFNTYPDGAFTGRSCLQLYELHGPFLHVTESHSAEDVVVSCSATGPPVPTVTLTVPHHNSTSVTNTNGTVTVTTTAVLSRLHDNSHRVGCAARVLSGRQIDVYEMIPEVRLSPPDDVPLITGLVCVVVVVVVVAAVIAFCLKRKHQNSGPQRDLEENKRDTNEPRTPLTNPEVRQR encoded by the exons ATGTCGCAGCGTGCAGTCATACATCTGCTTTGTGCGTTTGGATTCTTTCACAAAG TTCAAACTTCTCTGGTCCAATGCCAGAACCTCGTGTTAGCAGCTCTTGGAGACAACGCCTACTTGAGCTGCAGGTTGATGGAGTCTAAAGACGTCATGCAAGTCACGTGGCAGAAAATCATTCCTGGTGGGACGACGGATCTCGCTTCTTACAACAAACACTTTGGTCAGAAAGTGAATACTGGGTTTCAGGGAAGAGTGGAGTTTAAATCTGCTGGACTGCAGAACAGCTCCATAGTGATCAGAAACGTGACTCACCAGGACGAAGGATGCTACCGCTGTTTGTTTAACACCTACCCCGATGGTGCTTTCACTGGGAGATCATGCCTCCAGCTCTATG agctgcatgGACCCTTTCTACACGTCACAGAGTCACACTCTGCTGAAGACGTAGTCGTGTCCTGCTCAGCCACaggtccacctgttcccacggTAACGCTGACTGTCCCCCACCACAACTCCACCAGCGTCACCAACACCAACGGAACTGTCACCGTCACCACTACAGCCGTGCTGTctcgtctccatgacaacagccACCGGGTTGGATGTGCAGCGCGAGTTCTCTCCGGTCGTCAGATCGATGTGTATGAGATGATTCCTGAGGTCAGACTGTCGCCTCCTGATG atgttcctttgatcaCTGGTTtggtctgtgttgttgttgttgttgttgttgttgctgctgtcatTGCTTTTTGTCTTAAACGGAAACACCAGAACAG TGGGCCACAAAGGGACCTCGAGGAGAACAAGAGAGACACGAATGA GCCCAGAACACCTTTGACGAATCCAGAAGTACGACAACGGTGA
- the LOC144406101 gene encoding uncharacterized protein LOC144406101 isoform X3, translated as MESKDVMQVTWQKIIPGGTTDLASYNKHFGQKVNTGFQGRVEFKSAGLQNSSIVIRNVTHQDEGCYRCLFNTYPDGAFTGRSCLQLYELHGPFLHVTESHSAEDVVVSCSATGPPVPTVTLTVPHHNSTSVTNTNGTVTVTTTAVLSRLHDNSHRVGCAARVLSGRQIDVYEMIPEVRLSPPDGFGVKSGSDNSDVNVPLITGLVCVVVVVVVVAAVIAFCLKRKHQNSGPQRDLEENKRDTNEPRTPLTNPEVRQR; from the exons ATGGAGTCTAAAGACGTCATGCAAGTCACGTGGCAGAAAATCATTCCTGGTGGGACGACGGATCTCGCTTCTTACAACAAACACTTTGGTCAGAAAGTGAATACTGGGTTTCAGGGAAGAGTGGAGTTTAAATCTGCTGGACTGCAGAACAGCTCCATAGTGATCAGAAACGTGACTCACCAGGACGAAGGATGCTACCGCTGTTTGTTTAACACCTACCCCGATGGTGCTTTCACTGGGAGATCATGCCTCCAGCTCTATG agctgcatgGACCCTTTCTACACGTCACAGAGTCACACTCTGCTGAAGACGTAGTCGTGTCCTGCTCAGCCACaggtccacctgttcccacggTAACGCTGACTGTCCCCCACCACAACTCCACCAGCGTCACCAACACCAACGGAACTGTCACCGTCACCACTACAGCCGTGCTGTctcgtctccatgacaacagccACCGGGTTGGATGTGCAGCGCGAGTTCTCTCCGGTCGTCAGATCGATGTGTATGAGATGATTCCTGAGGTCAGACTGTCGCCTCCTGATG GTTTTGGTGTTAAGTCTGGATCTGATAACAGTGATGTCA atgttcctttgatcaCTGGTTtggtctgtgttgttgttgttgttgttgttgttgctgctgtcatTGCTTTTTGTCTTAAACGGAAACACCAGAACAG TGGGCCACAAAGGGACCTCGAGGAGAACAAGAGAGACACGAATGA GCCCAGAACACCTTTGACGAATCCAGAAGTACGACAACGGTGA
- the LOC120824418 gene encoding nectin-4-like, with product MSQRAVLRLLCVFGFFHKGQTSLVQSQQLVLAALGDNTYLTCWLMESKDVVQVTWQKIIPGGTTDLASYNKHFGQKVNTGFQGRVEFKSAGLQNSSIVIRNVTHQDEGCYRCLFNTYPDGAFTGRSCLQLYELHGPFLHVTESHSAEDVVVSCSATGPPVPTVTLTVPHHNSTSVTNTNGTVTVTTTAVLSRLHDNSHRVGCAARVLSGRQIDVYEMIPEVTLSPPDDVPLITGVVVGVICVVVVVVVVVVAVFVFCLKRKHQNSGPQRPRTPLMDPEVRQRTSSVKPKRRDNEEPSVQFKRNLMSVQQNPED from the exons GTCAAACCTCTCTGGTCCAATCCCAGCAGCTCGTGTTAGCAGCTCTAGGAGACAACACCTACTTGACCTGTTGGTTGATGGAGTCTAAAGATGTCGTGCAAGTCACGTGGCAGAAAATCATTCCTGGTGGGACGACGGATCTCGCTTCTTACAACAAACACTTTGGTCAGAAAGTGAATACTGGGTTTCAGGGAAGAGTGGAGTTTAAATCTGCTGGACTGCAGAACAGCTCCATAGTGATCAGAAACGTGACTCACCAGGATGAAGGATGCTACCGCTGTTTGTTTAACACCTACCCCGATGGTGCTTTCACTGGGAGATCATGCCTCCAGCTCTATG agctgcatgGACCCTTTCTACACGTCACAGAGTCACACTCTGCTGAAGACGTAGTCGTGTCCTGCTCAGCCACaggtccacctgttcccacggTAACGCTGACTGTCCCCCACCACAACTCCACCAGCGTCACCAACACCAACGGAACTGTCACCGTCACCACTACAGCCGTGCTGTctcgtctccatgacaacagccACCGGGTTGGATGTGCAGCGCGAGTTCTCTCCGGTCGTCAGATCGATGTGTATGAGATGATTCCTGAGGTCACACTGTCGCCTCCTGATG atgttcctttgatcaCTGGTGTGGTCGTCGGAGtgatctgtgttgttgttgttgttgttgtcgttgttgttgctgtctttgttttttgtcttaaaCGGAAACACCAGAACAG TGGGCCACAAAGGCCCAGAACACCTTTGATGGATCCAGAAGTACGACAACGGACCTCTTCTGTAAAACCTAAAAGACGTGACAACGAAGAACCGTCTGTGCAATTTAAAAGAAACCTGATGTCTGTACAACAAAACCCAGAAGACTGA
- the LOC120824307 gene encoding OX-2 membrane glycoprotein isoform X2: MCGPTVSLCLLLWMVVMRVSRTQGQVAALTAPHAEVGRPVLIGCNLTMQTGETVKQVRWLDRHKRLLLAYLPTVPVRVSHQAPGVQLTASHSNASHITITTVRPEDEGCYRCVFDVYPRGPLEGTTCIRVNGRVHMEGNQTAVSGKPATLSCRYNLPEKVQQVLWRKTAEQGDTTTVASFTKHGSHKTEEQYRGRVSLSRTLGDTRLTIQEVRTEDEACYTCEFHTYPDGTRRDRACLSVYVLPKPEVSHVTSSPGVGEANCTARSRPAAEITWNVGGDNRTLGPPTASAYEQGDGTTVVTSTLLFQPALLSDVSVQCVVHHPGLEKPLTVSVNTNMSPATVVLLSVCGVASVLLLCLCVCLCKCFICTED, encoded by the exons ATGTGTGGACCCACCGTGTCCCTGTGTCTGCTGCTCTGGATGGTGGTGATGCGAGTGTCCAGAACACAAG GTCAGGTCGCGGCTCTCACCGCGCCGCATGCAGAGGTTGGTCGGCCCGtgctgatcggctgcaacctCACCATGCAAACGGGCGAAACGGTCAAGCAAGTGCGCTGGCTCGACAGGCACAAGAGGCTCCTGCTGGCGTACCTGCCGACCGTGCCGGTGCGCGTCAGCCACCAGGCCCCCGGCGTGCAGCTCACCGCCAGCCACAGCAACGCCAGCCACATCACCATCACTACGGTGCGGCCTGAGGACGAGGGCTGCTACCGCTGCGTCTTTGACGTTTACCCCAGGGGGCCGCTGGAAGGCACCACGTGCATCCGGGTCAATG GTCGAGTGCACATGGAGGGCAACCAGACGGCCGTGAGCGGGAAGCCGGCCACGCTCTCCTGCCGGTACAACCTCCCCGAGAAGGTGCAGCAGGTGCTGTGGAGGAAGACGGCCGAGCAGGGCGACACCACCACCGTGGCCTCCTTCACCAAGCACGGCTCCCACAAGACGGAGGAGCAGTACAGGGGTCGCGTCAGCTTGAGCCGCACCCTGGGAGACACCCGGCTGACCATCCAGGAGGTCAGGACGGAGGACGAGGCGTGCTACACCTGCGAGTTCCACACGTACCCGGACGGCACCCGGAGAGACCGCGCCTGCCTGTCTGTTTACG TTTTACCCAAACCAGAGGTGAGTCACGTGACCTCGTCCCCGGGAGTCGGCGAGGCCAACTGCACCGCCCGGTCCCGACCCGCGGCGGAGATCACGTGGAACGTCGGCGGGGACAACCGGACGCTCGGACCGCCGACCGCGTCCGCCTACGAGCAGGGCGACGGCACGACGGTGGTGACGAGCACGCTGCTCTTCCAGCCGGCGCTGCTCAGCGACGTGTCCGTCCAGTGCGTCGTGCACCACCCGGGTTTGGAGAAACCGCTGACGGTGTCCGTCAACACAAACA TGTCTCCAGCCACGGTCGTCCTCCTCTCGGTGTGCGGTGTGGCgtcggtcctcctcctctgtctttgtgtgtgtctctgcaagTGCTTCATCTGTACTGAGG
- the LOC120824329 gene encoding uncharacterized protein LOC120824329, with amino-acid sequence MSHRAVLHLLCAFGLFHKGQTSLIQCQHLVLDALGDNTYLTCWLMQSKDVVQVTWQKIIPGGTTDLASYNKHFGQKVNTGFQGRVEFKSAGLQNSSIVIRNVTHQDEGCYRCLFNTYPDGAFTGRSCLQLYELHGPFLHVTESHSAEDVVVSCSATGPPVPTVTLTVPHHNSTSVTNTNGTVTVTTTAVLSRLHDNSHRVGCAARVLSGRQIDVYEMIPEVRLSPPDDVPLITGLVVGLLGAIVVVAAVFAFCLKRKHQNSGPQRDLEENKRDTNEPRTPLMNPELRQRLTSPKSERINLPKNPERLKKKLSF; translated from the exons ATGTCGCACCGTGCGGTCCTACATCTGCTCTGTGCGTTTGGACTCTTTCACAAAG gTCAAACCTCTCTGATCCAATGCCAGCACCTCGTGTTAGATGCTCTAGGAGACAACACCTACTTGACCTGTTGGTTGATGCAGTCTAAAGATGTCGTGCAAGTCACGTGGCAGAAAATTATTCCTGGTGGGACGACGGATCTCGCTTCTTACAACAAACACTTTGGTCAGAAAGTGAATACTGGGTTTCAGGGAAGAGTGGAGTTTAAATCTGCTGGACTGCAGAACAGCTCCATAGTGATCAGAAACGTGACTCACCAGGATGAAGGATGCTACCGCTGTTTGTTTAACACCTACCCCGATGGTGCTTTCACTGGGAGATCATGCCTCCAGCTCTATG agctgcatgGACCCTTTCTACACGTCACAGAGTCACACTCTGCTGAAGACGTAGTCGTGTCCTGCTCAGCCACaggtccacctgttcccacggTAACGCTGACTGTCCCCCACCACAACTCCACCAGCGTCACCAACACCAACGGAACTGTCACCGTCACCACTACAGCCGTGCTGTctcgtctccatgacaacagccACCGGGTTGGATGTGCAGCGCGAGTTCTCTCCGGTCGTCAGATCGATGTGTATGAGATGATTCCTGAGGTCAGACTGTCGCCTCCTGATG atgttcctttgatcaCTGGTTTGGTCGTCGGTCTGCTCGGTGCTatcgttgttgttgctgctgtcttTGCGTTTTGTCTTAAACGGAAACACCAGAACAG TGGGCCACAAAGGGACCTCGAGGAGAACAAGAGAGACACAAATGA GCCCAGAACACCTTTAATGAATCCAGAACTACGACAACGGCTCACTTCTCCAAAATCTGAAAGAATCAACCTACCAAAAAATCCTGAGCGTTTGAAGAAAAAACTGTCTTTCTAA
- the LOC144406101 gene encoding nectin-4-like isoform X1: MSQRAVIHLLCAFGFFHKVQTSLVQCQNLVLAALGDNAYLSCRLMESKDVMQVTWQKIIPGGTTDLASYNKHFGQKVNTGFQGRVEFKSAGLQNSSIVIRNVTHQDEGCYRCLFNTYPDGAFTGRSCLQLYELHGPFLHVTESHSAEDVVVSCSATGPPVPTVTLTVPHHNSTSVTNTNGTVTVTTTAVLSRLHDNSHRVGCAARVLSGRQIDVYEMIPEVRLSPPDGFGVKSGSDNSDVNVPLITGLVCVVVVVVVVAAVIAFCLKRKHQNSGPQRDLEENKRDTNEPRTPLTNPEVRQR; encoded by the exons ATGTCGCAGCGTGCAGTCATACATCTGCTTTGTGCGTTTGGATTCTTTCACAAAG TTCAAACTTCTCTGGTCCAATGCCAGAACCTCGTGTTAGCAGCTCTTGGAGACAACGCCTACTTGAGCTGCAGGTTGATGGAGTCTAAAGACGTCATGCAAGTCACGTGGCAGAAAATCATTCCTGGTGGGACGACGGATCTCGCTTCTTACAACAAACACTTTGGTCAGAAAGTGAATACTGGGTTTCAGGGAAGAGTGGAGTTTAAATCTGCTGGACTGCAGAACAGCTCCATAGTGATCAGAAACGTGACTCACCAGGACGAAGGATGCTACCGCTGTTTGTTTAACACCTACCCCGATGGTGCTTTCACTGGGAGATCATGCCTCCAGCTCTATG agctgcatgGACCCTTTCTACACGTCACAGAGTCACACTCTGCTGAAGACGTAGTCGTGTCCTGCTCAGCCACaggtccacctgttcccacggTAACGCTGACTGTCCCCCACCACAACTCCACCAGCGTCACCAACACCAACGGAACTGTCACCGTCACCACTACAGCCGTGCTGTctcgtctccatgacaacagccACCGGGTTGGATGTGCAGCGCGAGTTCTCTCCGGTCGTCAGATCGATGTGTATGAGATGATTCCTGAGGTCAGACTGTCGCCTCCTGATG GTTTTGGTGTTAAGTCTGGATCTGATAACAGTGATGTCA atgttcctttgatcaCTGGTTtggtctgtgttgttgttgttgttgttgttgttgctgctgtcatTGCTTTTTGTCTTAAACGGAAACACCAGAACAG TGGGCCACAAAGGGACCTCGAGGAGAACAAGAGAGACACGAATGA GCCCAGAACACCTTTGACGAATCCAGAAGTACGACAACGGTGA
- the LOC120824425 gene encoding uncharacterized protein LOC120824425, whose amino-acid sequence MRVCSPMRTVWRQILNQNAVNMSHRAVLHLLCAFGLFHKGQTSLVQCQHLVLAALGDNTYLSCRLMQSKDVVLVTWQKIIPGGTTDLASYNKHFGQKVNTGFQGRVEIRSAGLQNSSIVIRNVTHQDEGCYRCLFNTYPDGAFTGRSCLQLYELHGPFLHVTESHSAEELVVSCSATGPPVPTVTLTVPHHNSTSVTNTNGTVTVTTTAVLSRLHDNSHRVGCAARVLSGRQIDVYEMIPEVRLSPPDGFLVEFGSDKNNVNVLLITGLVVGVLGVIVFVAAVIAFCLKRKHQKGVSQRDLEENKRDTNEPRTSLMDPGVRQRNSSVKRKNREKAEPPVQFKRNLCPLQQNPEDSEAEKENADGNSISS is encoded by the exons ATGCGTGTCTGTTCACCAATGAGAACTGTCTGGCGTCAGATATTGAATCAGAATGCGGTCAACATGTCGCACCGTGCGGTCCTACATCTGCTCTGTGCGTTTGGACTCTTTCACAAAG GTCAAACCTCTCTGGTCCAATGCCAGCACCTCGTGTTAGCAGCTCTAGGAGACAACACCTACTTGAGCTGCAGGTTGATGCAGTCTAAAGATGTCGTGCTAGTCACGTGGCAGAAAATCATTCCTGGTGGGACGACGGATCTCGCTTCTTACAACAAACACTTTGGTCAGAAAGTGAATACTGGGTTTCAGGGAAGAGTGGAGATTAGATCTGCTGGACTGCAGAACAGCTCCATAGTGATCAGAAACGTGACTCACCAGGATGAAGGATGCTACCGCTGTTTGTTTAACACCTACCCCGATGGTGCTTTCACTGGGAGATCATGCCTCCAGCTCTATG agctgcatgGACCCTTTCTACACGTCACAGAGTCACACTCTGCTGAAGAGCTAGTCGTGTCCTGCTCAGCCACaggtccacctgttcccacggTAACGCTGACTGTCCCCCACCACAACTCCACCAGCGTCACCAACACCAATGGAACAGTCACCGTCACCACTACAGCCGTGCTGTctcgtctccatgacaacagccACCGGGTTGGATGTGCAGCGCGAGTTCTCTCCGGTCGTCAGATCGATGTGTATGAGATGATTCCTGAGGTCAGACTGTCGCCTCCTGATG GTTTCCTTGTTGAATTTGGATCTGATAAAAATAATGTCA ATGTTCTTTTAATCACTGGTTTGGTCGTCGGTGTGCTCGGTGTTATcgtttttgttgctgctgtcatTGCTTTTTGTCTTAAGCGGAAACACCAGAAAGG TGTGTCACAAAGGGACCTCGAGGAGAACAAGAGAGACACGAATGA GCCCAGAACATCTTTGATGGATCCAGGAGTACGACAACGGAACTCTTCTGTAAAGCGTAAAAACCGTGAGAAAGCAGAACCGCCTGTGCAATTTAAAAGAAACCTGTGTCCTCTACAACAAAATCCAGAAGACTCAGAggctgaaaaagaaaacgcTGATGGAAACTCAATATCCAGTTAA
- the LOC120824307 gene encoding fasciclin-2 isoform X1 — MCGPTVSLCLLLWMVVMRVSRTQGQVAALTAPHAEVGRPVLIGCNLTMQTGETVKQVRWLDRHKRLLLAYLPTVPVRVSHQAPGVQLTASHSNASHITITTVRPEDEGCYRCVFDVYPRGPLEGTTCIRVNGRVHMEGNQTAVSGKPATLSCRYNLPEKVQQVLWRKTAEQGDTTTVASFTKHGSHKTEEQYRGRVSLSRTLGDTRLTIQEVRTEDEACYTCEFHTYPDGTRRDRACLSVYVLPKPEVSHVTSSPGVGEANCTARSRPAAEITWNVGGDNRTLGPPTASAYEQGDGTTVVTSTLLFQPALLSDVSVQCVVHHPGLEKPLTVSVNTNMSPATVVLLSVCGVASVLLLCLCVCLCKCFICTEGESRLLRVRSCIACQKRCRQVSVLRLCCSITFNPPDTGNGNG, encoded by the exons ATGTGTGGACCCACCGTGTCCCTGTGTCTGCTGCTCTGGATGGTGGTGATGCGAGTGTCCAGAACACAAG GTCAGGTCGCGGCTCTCACCGCGCCGCATGCAGAGGTTGGTCGGCCCGtgctgatcggctgcaacctCACCATGCAAACGGGCGAAACGGTCAAGCAAGTGCGCTGGCTCGACAGGCACAAGAGGCTCCTGCTGGCGTACCTGCCGACCGTGCCGGTGCGCGTCAGCCACCAGGCCCCCGGCGTGCAGCTCACCGCCAGCCACAGCAACGCCAGCCACATCACCATCACTACGGTGCGGCCTGAGGACGAGGGCTGCTACCGCTGCGTCTTTGACGTTTACCCCAGGGGGCCGCTGGAAGGCACCACGTGCATCCGGGTCAATG GTCGAGTGCACATGGAGGGCAACCAGACGGCCGTGAGCGGGAAGCCGGCCACGCTCTCCTGCCGGTACAACCTCCCCGAGAAGGTGCAGCAGGTGCTGTGGAGGAAGACGGCCGAGCAGGGCGACACCACCACCGTGGCCTCCTTCACCAAGCACGGCTCCCACAAGACGGAGGAGCAGTACAGGGGTCGCGTCAGCTTGAGCCGCACCCTGGGAGACACCCGGCTGACCATCCAGGAGGTCAGGACGGAGGACGAGGCGTGCTACACCTGCGAGTTCCACACGTACCCGGACGGCACCCGGAGAGACCGCGCCTGCCTGTCTGTTTACG TTTTACCCAAACCAGAGGTGAGTCACGTGACCTCGTCCCCGGGAGTCGGCGAGGCCAACTGCACCGCCCGGTCCCGACCCGCGGCGGAGATCACGTGGAACGTCGGCGGGGACAACCGGACGCTCGGACCGCCGACCGCGTCCGCCTACGAGCAGGGCGACGGCACGACGGTGGTGACGAGCACGCTGCTCTTCCAGCCGGCGCTGCTCAGCGACGTGTCCGTCCAGTGCGTCGTGCACCACCCGGGTTTGGAGAAACCGCTGACGGTGTCCGTCAACACAAACA TGTCTCCAGCCACGGTCGTCCTCCTCTCGGTGTGCGGTGTGGCgtcggtcctcctcctctgtctttgtgtgtgtctctgcaagTGCTTCATCTGTACTGAGGGTGAGTCCCGACTCCTCCGCGTTCGCTCGTGCATCGCTTGTCAAAAAAGGTGTCGACAGGTTTCCGTCCTTCGTCTGTGCTGCTCAATCACATTTAATCCGCCTGACACAGGAAACGGTAACGGTTGA